A stretch of Myroides oncorhynchi DNA encodes these proteins:
- the mgtE gene encoding magnesium transporter — translation MEFKISKESLQQFEELIAENNEQGLLDILKDIHYADIAEIMNELSVEEAIYLFDILDSEVTAEILLELDEDVREKILKNLSPKEIAEELDELDTDDAADIISELPEDKKEEVLSELEDLEHAKDIVDLLRYDEDTAGGLMAKEFVSVNENWSILTCVKEMRKQAENVSRVHSIYVLDDDGRLKGRLSLKDLLTSSTTTHISEVYIRNVDYVKVDTKDVEVARIMQKYDLEAIPVVDEMGRLVGRITIDDIVDVIKEEADKDYQLAAGISQDVEANDSILMLTRARLPWLVLAMIGGFVAVNVSRSFEGAMEKFGVLFFFTPLIAAMAGNVGVQSSAIIVQGLANNTITGSIWKRLGKEVTLSLLNGFLLAILMMLGSHFLLGVDYIIGITVSIALISVIIIASLIGTFVPILLNKYGIDPALATGPFITTSNDIFGILIYFSIAKVILGF, via the coding sequence ATGGAGTTTAAAATCAGTAAAGAATCTTTACAACAATTCGAAGAATTAATAGCTGAAAACAATGAACAAGGATTATTAGACATCCTAAAAGACATACACTATGCCGATATAGCCGAGATTATGAATGAGCTTTCTGTAGAGGAAGCCATATACTTATTCGACATATTAGATAGTGAAGTCACAGCCGAAATACTTCTAGAATTAGATGAAGACGTCCGTGAAAAGATATTAAAGAATCTGTCCCCAAAAGAAATTGCGGAGGAATTAGATGAATTAGACACGGATGACGCTGCTGATATTATCTCCGAATTACCTGAAGACAAAAAAGAGGAAGTTCTTTCTGAGTTAGAAGATTTAGAACACGCAAAAGATATTGTTGATCTTTTGCGTTATGATGAAGATACGGCTGGGGGACTTATGGCGAAGGAGTTTGTATCTGTCAATGAAAATTGGTCGATACTAACTTGTGTAAAAGAAATGCGTAAACAAGCAGAGAACGTATCACGCGTTCACTCTATTTATGTATTAGATGACGATGGTCGTCTAAAAGGAAGGTTATCACTTAAAGATTTACTTACCTCTTCAACTACTACACACATTAGCGAGGTTTATATACGTAACGTAGATTATGTAAAAGTAGATACTAAAGATGTAGAGGTAGCCCGTATCATGCAGAAATATGACTTAGAAGCTATTCCAGTAGTAGATGAGATGGGTCGATTAGTTGGTCGTATTACGATAGATGATATCGTAGACGTTATTAAAGAAGAAGCAGATAAAGATTATCAGTTAGCTGCGGGTATCTCTCAAGATGTAGAGGCTAACGATAGTATTTTAATGCTTACACGTGCTAGATTACCATGGTTAGTATTAGCTATGATAGGAGGCTTCGTTGCCGTTAATGTATCGAGAAGTTTTGAAGGAGCTATGGAGAAATTCGGAGTATTGTTCTTCTTCACTCCCCTTATTGCAGCGATGGCAGGAAATGTAGGAGTACAATCTTCTGCTATTATCGTACAGGGATTAGCAAATAACACTATCACTGGTTCTATATGGAAACGATTAGGAAAGGAAGTAACACTTAGTTTACTAAATGGATTCTTACTAGCAATCTTGATGATGTTAGGTAGTCATTTCTTATTAGGAGTTGACTACATCATCGGTATTACTGTTTCTATTGCCTTAATCAGTGTAATAATTATAGCAAGCCTTATCGGTACTTTTGTACCTATTTTACTAAACAAATATGGCATAGACCCCGCATTAGCTACTGGTCCATTTATAACAACAAGTAATGACATCTTTGGTATTTTGATATATTTCTCTATTGCCAAAGTGATTTTAGGGTTTTAA
- a CDS encoding 2-hydroxyacid dehydrogenase has product MNTKKVLHIDSNHPLMITQLAALGYTNVENYTASKAEIEDIIHEYEGIIIRSRFSIDQSFLEKATNLKFIGRVGAGLENIDCMYAESKGIALIAAPEGNRSAVGEHALGMLLSLMNKLNLVDQEVRQGIWIREGNRGFEIEGKTVGIIGYGNMGNAFAKRLQGFDCEVIFYDLKDGLENQYAKQVSPQELQERADILSLHTPQTSETMYLINESFINGFAKPFWFINTARGKSVNTYDLVNALKSGKVRGAALDVLEYEKSSFENMFSDNSLSEPMQYLIQAKNVLLSPHIAGWTFESKEKLAQVIIDKIKLL; this is encoded by the coding sequence ATGAATACTAAGAAAGTACTACATATCGACAGTAACCATCCTCTAATGATCACTCAGTTAGCAGCCCTAGGTTATACTAACGTAGAGAACTACACTGCTAGTAAGGCGGAGATAGAGGATATTATCCATGAGTATGAAGGAATCATCATTCGAAGTCGCTTCTCTATAGACCAATCATTCTTAGAGAAAGCTACTAATCTAAAGTTCATTGGTCGCGTAGGTGCAGGACTAGAGAATATAGACTGCATGTATGCAGAAAGCAAAGGCATCGCACTTATCGCAGCTCCGGAAGGCAATAGATCTGCTGTAGGAGAGCACGCTCTAGGGATGCTTCTAAGTCTAATGAACAAGCTTAATCTAGTAGACCAAGAAGTAAGACAGGGCATCTGGATACGCGAGGGCAACAGAGGTTTTGAGATAGAAGGAAAGACAGTAGGTATTATAGGATATGGCAATATGGGTAATGCTTTCGCTAAACGTCTTCAAGGATTCGACTGCGAAGTCATTTTTTATGACCTAAAAGATGGTCTAGAAAATCAATATGCGAAACAAGTATCCCCACAAGAACTACAAGAGAGAGCTGATATATTAAGTCTACATACCCCTCAGACATCTGAGACAATGTACTTAATTAATGAATCGTTTATTAACGGCTTTGCTAAACCTTTTTGGTTTATTAATACAGCCAGAGGAAAATCAGTGAATACCTATGACTTAGTCAATGCTTTAAAATCAGGTAAAGTAAGAGGTGCTGCACTAGATGTACTAGAGTATGAGAAGTCTTCATTTGAAAATATGTTCTCTGACAATAGTCTTTCTGAACCTATGCAATACTTAATCCAAGCAAAGAATGTACTGTTATCTCCACATATAGCGGGATGGACATTCGAAAGCAAAGAGAAGTTAGCGCAAGTTATTATTGATAAAATCAAGTTACTTTAA
- the rsmA gene encoding 16S rRNA (adenine(1518)-N(6)/adenine(1519)-N(6))-dimethyltransferase RsmA, producing the protein MDKVKAKKHLGQHFLTDESVAKRIADTLTLDGYKKVLEIGPGMGVLTKYILDKPTETFVVEIDTESVDYLGEHYPKLHDHIFAQDFLKFDIVRAFNQEPFAVIGNFPYNISTQIVFRALELRDYIPEFSGMFQKEVAQRICEKKGTKAYGILSVLTQAFYETEYLFTVDEHVFNPPPKVKSGVMRMRRKEDYSLPCNERLFFTVVKTAFNQRRKTLRNSLKTYNLPEEIRAQEVFNLRPEQLDYKQFIELTKIIEAYGV; encoded by the coding sequence ATGGATAAAGTAAAAGCAAAAAAACATCTAGGACAACACTTTCTAACTGACGAAAGTGTAGCTAAGCGTATCGCTGACACCCTGACACTAGATGGATATAAAAAAGTATTAGAGATAGGTCCTGGTATGGGAGTGCTTACAAAGTACATCCTAGACAAACCCACAGAAACCTTCGTCGTAGAGATAGATACAGAATCTGTAGACTATTTAGGAGAACATTATCCTAAACTGCACGATCACATCTTTGCACAAGATTTCTTAAAATTTGACATTGTACGCGCCTTTAATCAAGAGCCGTTCGCTGTTATCGGTAACTTTCCTTATAACATCTCAACACAAATCGTGTTTAGAGCATTGGAATTAAGAGATTATATCCCTGAGTTCTCAGGAATGTTCCAAAAAGAAGTAGCACAACGTATCTGTGAGAAAAAAGGAACTAAAGCTTATGGAATACTTTCTGTACTAACACAAGCATTCTATGAAACTGAATATTTGTTCACTGTAGACGAGCATGTGTTTAACCCACCTCCAAAAGTTAAGTCGGGTGTGATGCGTATGCGTAGAAAAGAAGACTATAGCCTACCGTGTAACGAGAGACTGTTCTTCACTGTAGTAAAAACAGCTTTTAATCAACGAAGAAAAACGCTTCGCAATAGCTTAAAAACGTATAATCTACCTGAAGAAATCAGAGCACAAGAAGTATTTAACTTAAGACCAGAACAATTAGACTATAAACAATTTATAGAACTAACTAAGATAATAGAAGCCTATGGAGTTTAA
- the rseP gene encoding RIP metalloprotease RseP, giving the protein MDILIKLSQFLLSLSLLIILHELGHFIPAKLFKTRVEKFYLFFDVKFSLFKKKIGDTVYGIGWLPLGGYVKISGMVDESMDSDQLAGEPQPWEFRSKPAWQRLIIMLGGVTVNFILAFLIYIGMAYTYGESYIANKDINNGIWVQNPILEEAGLKTGDKVLTVDGKEIVKFNSLPEAILMGNDIEVERNGVVEHVKLPVNFLGQITENKGNGFIGLRIPFIVSGFSENSINEKTLALKDIVKSINGIDTPFFDMVAPVLEDNKGKTIPVVVNRDGNDMTVNVNVNAEGKMETYYAPALPFDNLQKLGLYEISREEYSLVEAIPAGLHMGKDRVVSYFGQLKKIVQPETGAYKGVGGFKAIYDIFPQFWSWQVFWSITAMLSIMLGVMNLLPIPALDGGHVMFLLYEMISGRKPSDKFLEKAQMIGFFILIGLLLFANGNDIYKAIFGK; this is encoded by the coding sequence ATGGATATACTTATTAAATTATCTCAATTCTTATTGAGCTTGTCTTTGTTAATTATCTTACACGAGTTAGGGCATTTTATTCCTGCTAAACTTTTTAAAACACGTGTAGAGAAGTTTTACTTGTTTTTTGATGTTAAGTTTTCTCTCTTTAAAAAGAAGATTGGAGATACGGTTTATGGAATAGGTTGGTTACCTTTAGGTGGATATGTGAAGATATCTGGTATGGTGGATGAAAGTATGGATAGTGATCAACTTGCAGGAGAGCCTCAACCTTGGGAATTTAGATCGAAACCAGCTTGGCAACGTTTGATTATTATGTTAGGTGGTGTAACAGTTAACTTTATTTTAGCCTTTCTTATATATATTGGTATGGCTTATACTTATGGTGAATCGTACATCGCCAATAAAGATATTAATAATGGTATTTGGGTGCAAAATCCAATCTTAGAAGAAGCGGGTCTTAAGACAGGTGATAAGGTTTTAACTGTAGATGGTAAGGAGATTGTGAAGTTTAATAGTCTTCCTGAGGCTATCCTTATGGGAAATGATATAGAAGTTGAACGAAATGGTGTAGTAGAGCATGTCAAACTACCTGTTAATTTTTTAGGACAAATTACTGAGAACAAAGGGAATGGTTTTATTGGATTGCGTATACCTTTTATCGTTTCTGGATTCAGTGAGAATTCTATTAATGAAAAAACATTAGCCCTTAAGGACATCGTGAAATCAATTAATGGAATTGATACTCCATTTTTTGATATGGTAGCCCCTGTTCTAGAAGATAATAAAGGAAAGACAATTCCTGTTGTTGTTAATCGTGACGGAAATGACATGACAGTTAATGTAAACGTGAATGCAGAAGGTAAGATGGAGACATATTATGCACCTGCGTTGCCTTTTGATAATTTGCAAAAACTTGGACTGTATGAGATCAGTAGAGAAGAGTATTCTTTAGTAGAAGCTATTCCAGCGGGATTACATATGGGAAAAGATAGAGTAGTTAGTTACTTTGGGCAGTTAAAGAAAATTGTACAGCCTGAAACAGGAGCTTATAAAGGAGTAGGTGGGTTTAAAGCTATCTATGATATTTTTCCACAGTTCTGGAGCTGGCAAGTTTTTTGGAGCATTACAGCGATGCTGTCTATTATGCTTGGTGTAATGAACTTATTGCCTATTCCTGCACTAGATGGTGGACATGTAATGTTTTTATTATACGAGATGATCTCAGGGCGTAAACCAAGTGATAAGTTCTTAGAGAAAGCACAAATGATTGGTTTCTTTATACTTATAGGTTTATTGTTGTTCGCTAATGGTAACGATATTTATAAAGCCATCTTCGGCAAATAA
- a CDS encoding DinB family protein produces the protein MGITKSFLLELAQEISSTKKIIACVPNDKWGWKPHIRSMSVGDLSKHIVELTIWTENILTRDFLDFQGDYKPLEAQTTEDLLVLLDKYEKAVISALNIFDEEKWMTEWKLKSGDHVIVAMPKVGATRFLVNNHIYHHRGQLSVYLRLLDVAIPGMYGPSADDVR, from the coding sequence ATGGGAATAACTAAGAGCTTTTTGTTAGAGTTAGCACAGGAAATAAGTAGTACAAAAAAAATTATTGCTTGTGTACCGAATGACAAGTGGGGATGGAAACCCCATATAAGGTCTATGAGTGTTGGAGATTTGTCAAAGCATATAGTTGAATTGACAATTTGGACGGAGAATATACTTACAAGAGATTTCTTGGATTTTCAAGGCGATTATAAGCCTTTAGAGGCGCAAACTACAGAAGACTTATTAGTTCTTTTAGACAAGTATGAAAAGGCTGTTATTTCAGCTTTAAATATATTTGATGAAGAAAAGTGGATGACTGAATGGAAATTAAAATCTGGAGATCACGTGATTGTCGCTATGCCAAAGGTAGGAGCTACTAGGTTTCTTGTCAATAATCATATTTACCACCATAGAGGACAGCTATCTGTTTATTTGCGTTTATTAGATGTAGCTATTCCAGGAATGTATGGACCTTCTGCAGACGATGTAAGATAA
- a CDS encoding regulatory protein RecX translates to MENKKSTYLTLTQVKNKLEHFCAYQERCHTEVTTKLYNLKISSEEHDEIIVHLIEHNFLNEERFACSFARGKHRISGWGKNRILGELKMRKISSFLIKKAFREIDDEMYFETLHKIALVKWNSLTDEDNNKKNQKLIGYLHRKGYEMEYILDKLTDLQNTIKEP, encoded by the coding sequence TTGGAGAACAAAAAAAGCACATACTTAACATTAACACAAGTTAAAAACAAGCTAGAACATTTCTGCGCTTACCAAGAAAGATGTCACACAGAGGTTACAACTAAACTTTATAACCTAAAAATATCTTCTGAAGAACATGACGAAATTATCGTTCACTTAATAGAACATAATTTTTTAAATGAGGAACGTTTTGCTTGTTCTTTTGCAAGAGGTAAACACAGAATAAGCGGTTGGGGCAAGAATAGGATACTTGGAGAGTTAAAAATGAGAAAAATATCTTCTTTTCTAATTAAAAAAGCTTTTAGAGAAATAGACGACGAAATGTATTTCGAAACATTACATAAAATAGCTCTCGTAAAATGGAACTCATTAACAGATGAAGACAATAATAAGAAAAATCAAAAACTTATTGGTTACCTTCATAGAAAGGGATACGAAATGGAATATATATTAGATAAATTAACAGACCTACAAAACACGATAAAAGAACCTTAG
- the serS gene encoding serine--tRNA ligase, whose translation MLQIGFIRENQDQVIKGLAKRNLDVADLLKEVLELDEKRRSTQVELDNVLAESNKLSKSIGELMKSGEKAKAELIKEKTSNLRDQSKQLTEDLNNVSVLLTEKLYTIPNVPTDIVPAGKDADDNLNVFEAGEVPTLHEGAMPHWELAKKYDIIDFELGNKITGAGFPVYKGKGARLQRALISYFLDKNTGAGYNEYQVPHLINEASGFGTGQLPDKEGQMYHSTVDDLYLIPTAEVPVTNIFRDVILQESELPVMCTAYTPCFRREAGSYGAHVRGLNRLHQFDKVEIVRIEHPENSYKALDGMVEHIKGLLNELKLPYRILRLCGGDMGFTSALTYDFEVFSTAQDRWLEISSVSNFETFQANRLKLRFRDKEGKNQLAHTLNGSSLALPRVLAGILENYQTPEGIVIPEVLRPYTGFDIID comes from the coding sequence ATGTTACAGATAGGTTTTATTAGAGAAAATCAAGATCAGGTAATAAAAGGACTTGCCAAAAGAAATCTTGATGTTGCTGATTTACTAAAAGAAGTGCTTGAATTAGATGAGAAAAGAAGAAGCACACAGGTGGAGTTAGACAATGTATTAGCTGAATCTAATAAACTATCCAAAAGTATCGGAGAGTTAATGAAGAGTGGTGAGAAAGCTAAAGCAGAACTTATCAAAGAAAAAACTTCAAACTTACGCGACCAAAGCAAACAATTAACAGAAGATCTTAATAATGTATCTGTATTATTAACAGAGAAGTTATATACTATACCTAACGTTCCTACAGACATCGTACCTGCAGGTAAAGATGCTGATGATAACTTAAATGTATTCGAAGCAGGTGAAGTGCCAACATTACATGAAGGAGCAATGCCTCACTGGGAACTTGCTAAAAAGTACGATATTATCGACTTTGAACTAGGTAATAAAATCACTGGAGCTGGATTTCCTGTATACAAAGGTAAAGGAGCTCGTCTACAGAGAGCATTAATCTCTTACTTCTTAGATAAAAATACTGGAGCAGGATATAATGAATACCAAGTGCCTCACTTGATTAATGAAGCATCAGGATTCGGTACAGGGCAGTTGCCAGATAAAGAAGGGCAAATGTATCACTCTACAGTTGATGATCTATACTTAATCCCAACAGCAGAGGTACCAGTAACAAATATCTTTAGAGATGTAATCTTACAGGAAAGCGAATTACCAGTTATGTGTACTGCTTATACACCATGTTTCCGTAGAGAGGCTGGATCATATGGGGCGCATGTAAGAGGTTTAAACCGTCTTCACCAATTTGATAAAGTAGAGATTGTACGTATCGAACATCCAGAAAATTCTTATAAAGCTTTAGATGGAATGGTAGAACATATTAAAGGTCTATTAAACGAATTAAAACTGCCATACAGAATCTTGAGATTATGTGGTGGAGATATGGGATTCACATCTGCACTGACTTATGACTTCGAAGTATTCTCTACAGCACAAGACAGATGGTTAGAAATAAGCTCTGTATCAAACTTCGAGACATTCCAAGCGAATAGACTAAAATTAAGATTTAGAGATAAAGAAGGAAAGAACCAATTAGCTCATACATTAAATGGTAGTTCATTAGCATTACCACGTGTCTTAGCAGGTATCTTAGAAAACTACCAAACTCCAGAAGGAATCGTAATACCAGAAGTACTTCGTCCTTACACAGGGTTTGATATCATCGACTAA
- a CDS encoding DUF4286 family protein: MIIYNVTINIHETAHDTWMQWTKNAYIPAMLATGKFDKARIIKVLIEEEMGGKTYSLQFETTNKERLDQFYKEDFDRFENEAKKLFGELMLTFKTELQLISEHQ, from the coding sequence ATGATTATTTATAACGTTACAATTAATATACATGAGACTGCCCACGATACGTGGATGCAGTGGACAAAGAATGCTTATATACCTGCCATGCTTGCTACAGGTAAGTTTGATAAAGCACGTATCATAAAAGTATTAATTGAAGAAGAAATGGGAGGTAAAACCTATTCACTTCAATTTGAAACAACAAATAAAGAACGACTTGACCAATTCTACAAAGAAGACTTTGATCGTTTTGAGAACGAAGCGAAGAAGTTATTTGGAGAACTAATGTTGACATTCAAAACAGAACTACAATTAATAAGCGAACATCAATAA